In one Pseudomonas sp. SCA2728.1_7 genomic region, the following are encoded:
- the dapB gene encoding 4-hydroxy-tetrahydrodipicolinate reductase: protein MRRIAVMGAAGRMGKILVEAVQQRAPLTGLTAAVVRPGSTLIGVDAGELASLGRIGVPLSGHIEAVAEEFDVLIDFTLPEVMLKNLAFCRKAGKAMVIGTTGLDAAQKQLLVEAGKDIPIVFAANFSVGVNLSLKLLDMAARVLGDEADIEIIEAHHRHKIDAPSGTALRMGEVIASALDRDLQKVAVYGREGHTGARERETIGFATVRGGDVVGDHTVLFACEGERLEITHKASSRMTFAKGAVRAALWLDGREPGLYDMQDVLDLR from the coding sequence ATGCGACGTATAGCTGTGATGGGCGCTGCTGGGCGCATGGGCAAGATTCTGGTCGAAGCCGTGCAGCAGCGCGCGCCGCTGACCGGTTTGACCGCTGCGGTGGTTCGTCCTGGCAGTACGCTGATCGGCGTCGATGCCGGTGAGCTGGCCTCGTTGGGTCGTATCGGCGTGCCGTTGTCAGGGCATATCGAGGCGGTGGCTGAAGAGTTCGATGTGTTGATCGACTTCACGCTGCCGGAAGTGATGCTGAAAAACCTCGCGTTCTGCCGCAAGGCCGGCAAGGCCATGGTCATCGGCACCACCGGTCTGGACGCTGCGCAGAAGCAGTTACTGGTCGAGGCGGGCAAGGATATTCCGATCGTGTTCGCGGCTAATTTCAGTGTCGGCGTCAATCTGTCGCTGAAATTGCTCGATATGGCGGCGCGCGTGCTGGGTGATGAAGCGGACATCGAAATCATCGAAGCGCATCACCGGCACAAGATCGATGCACCGTCGGGTACGGCGTTGCGCATGGGTGAAGTGATCGCCAGTGCACTGGATCGTGATTTGCAGAAGGTCGCGGTGTACGGGCGCGAAGGTCATACCGGCGCTCGTGAGCGTGAAACCATCGGCTTCGCCACCGTGCGTGGTGGTGATGTGGTGGGTGATCACACCGTGTTGTTCGCCTGCGAAGGTGAGCGCCTGGAGATCACGCACAAGGCGTCTAGCCGTATGACGTTCGCCAAGGGCGCGGTGCGTGCCGCGCTGTGGCTGGACGGTCGCGAGCCGGGTCTGTATGACATGCAAGACGTGCTCGACCTGCGTTGA
- the dnaJ gene encoding molecular chaperone DnaJ: MAKRDYYEVLGVERGSSDADLKKAYRRLAMKHHPDRNPDDKASEEMFKEANEAYEVLSDSSKRAAYDQYGHAGVDPSMGGGGAGFGGQNFSDIFGDVFSDFFGGGRGGSRGGAQRGSDLRYTLELNLEEAVRGTSVNIRVPTLVNCKPCDGSGAKKGSSPSTCPTCGGIGQVRMQQGFFSVQQTCPRCHGQGKIISDPCDSCHGDGRVEEYKTLSVKVPAGVDTGDRIRLSGEGEAGTQGGPTGDLYVVINVREHDIFQRDGKHLFCEVPISFVDAALGGELEIPTLDGRVKLKIPEGTQTGKQFRVRGKGVAPVRGGGAGDLMCRVAVETPVNLNRRQRELLEEFRSSLADDNSHSPKTTGWFDGVKRFFGDL, translated from the coding sequence ATGGCAAAGCGTGACTATTACGAAGTGTTGGGTGTTGAGCGCGGCTCAAGCGATGCGGACCTGAAGAAGGCTTACCGTCGTCTGGCGATGAAGCACCACCCGGACCGTAATCCCGATGACAAAGCGTCGGAAGAAATGTTCAAAGAGGCCAATGAGGCCTATGAAGTGCTGTCCGATTCCAGCAAGCGCGCGGCGTACGACCAGTACGGTCATGCCGGCGTCGACCCGAGCATGGGCGGCGGCGGTGCCGGTTTCGGTGGTCAGAACTTCTCGGATATCTTTGGCGATGTCTTCAGTGATTTCTTCGGTGGCGGTCGCGGCGGTTCCCGTGGCGGCGCTCAGCGTGGCAGCGACTTGCGCTACACCCTGGAGCTGAATCTGGAAGAAGCGGTGCGCGGTACGTCGGTGAATATCCGCGTTCCGACACTGGTCAACTGCAAGCCGTGCGACGGTTCGGGTGCCAAGAAAGGTTCCTCGCCTTCGACTTGCCCGACCTGTGGTGGCATTGGTCAGGTGCGCATGCAGCAGGGCTTCTTCTCGGTGCAGCAAACCTGCCCGCGTTGCCATGGCCAAGGCAAGATCATTTCCGATCCGTGCGATTCCTGCCACGGTGACGGTCGCGTTGAAGAGTACAAAACCCTGTCGGTCAAAGTGCCGGCCGGTGTCGATACCGGCGACCGCATTCGTCTGTCCGGCGAAGGTGAGGCGGGCACGCAGGGCGGTCCGACGGGCGACCTGTATGTGGTCATCAATGTCCGCGAGCACGATATTTTCCAGCGCGATGGCAAGCATCTGTTCTGCGAAGTGCCGATCAGCTTCGTCGATGCGGCGCTGGGCGGCGAGCTGGAAATTCCGACCCTCGACGGTCGCGTCAAACTGAAAATCCCCGAAGGCACCCAGACCGGCAAGCAGTTCCGCGTGCGCGGCAAAGGCGTGGCCCCGGTGCGTGGCGGTGGTGCGGGCGACTTGATGTGCCGTGTGGCAGTCGAGACTCCGGTGAATCTGAACCGTCGTCAGCGCGAATTGCTGGAAGAGTTCCGCAGCTCGCTGGCCGACGACAATAGCCACTCGCCGAAAACCACCGGTTGGTTCGACGGTGTGAAGCGCTTCTTCGGCGATCTGTAA